The proteins below come from a single Zea mays cultivar B73 chromosome 8, Zm-B73-REFERENCE-NAM-5.0, whole genome shotgun sequence genomic window:
- the LOC100273822 gene encoding putative C3HC zinc finger-like family protein, producing MAAGEGGGGDIGADSERRLQKAMDKLYHFPKPKSSSTGGSKPSSSTSAPSSGRAVGKAAAEAARRFGVVRGSRLPHQMLAMAAISPPPPCRPWDRADLMRRLGSFKAMTWFAKPKVISPVNCARRGWTNIEPDVITCEACGARLLFSTPSSWTTQQVEKAAAVFSLKLDSGHKLLCPWIDNICDESLALFPPTPPPVLVGNYYELLSSLLRLLALPRISCSSLETMKKRNPQLEQFLSEPFSSSVVLKGGLMLTEDSTIKDLDDAFQDADTYYQALKIISLCGWEPRLLPYAVDCGTEFHSDANSTSKLAQPEQSSKTMEDRVILYSPDGARPSVDVNQEDQHYDPLSVVLDCQFCGACVALWPFSLVQRPLQLFKLISDSNRQDDQDNGHANIVSGVGHSKDANISFNFTIAGGPPPTRQSFRPKVSFPVVSRHLKADLNSRVNLLSSRSDCYMVPVASHASGSMKRKRSTDEPHLLEGDADDVDTSTIGANHDQPGENSEKSISNLVVSTEQKQDGSHSNAAKDTELDEASNETQPETGSPLRKSITSTYADADQHGLEPRFCSVQGTNEEPSGGVTLTEMHANNSRSTEVSTITESLVNREKEKQGLYDRMNEFDPIKQHRTFCPWTSPDYGEPLPGWRLTLSALLAGDKRSDGDLQVDIQTSLLDEEDDPLTSVRKLFMTPPPKRRRIQQSEKS from the exons ATGGCCGCCGGCGAAGGCGGAGGTGGGGACATCGGCGCCGACTCGGAGCGGCGCCTGCAAAAGGCTATGGATAAGCTCTACCACTTCCCCAAGCCCAAGTCGAGTAGCACCGGTGGCTCCAAGCCCTCTTCGTCGACCTCGGCTCCAAG CTCCGGGAGAGCGGTGGGGAAGGCAGCGGCGGAGGCAGCGAGGAGGTTCGGGGTGGTGCGCGGGTCGCGACTCCCGCATCAGATGTTGGCCATGGCAGCGATCTCGCCGCCACCGCCGTGCCGCCCCTGGGACCGCGCCGACCTCATGCGTCGTCTCGGGTCATTCAAAGCCATGACCTGGTTCGCCAAGCCCAAG GTTATTAGTCCCGTTAACTGTGCAAGAAGAGGATGGACTAACATTGAGCCGGATGTTATAACATGTGAAGCTTGTGGGGCACGACTCCTGTTCTCCACTCCTTCCTCATGGACAACACAGCAAG TTGAAAAGGCTGCTGCTGTTTTCAGCCTGAAGCTGGACTCTGGACATAAACTACTTTGCCCGTGGATTGATAACATATGTGATGAATCACTTGCTTTATTTCCACCAACACCTCCTCCTGTTTTAGTTGGGAACTACTATGAGCTTTTGTCCTCTCTGCTGCGACTTTTAGCACTCCCAAGAATTTCCTGCTCTTCTCTTGAGACCATGAAAAAGAGGAATCCACAGCTAGAGCAGTTCCTATCAGAACCATTCTCTTCATCAGTTGTTCTCAAAGGGGGACTTATGCTTACTGAGGACTCTACAATTAAGGATTTGGATGATGCTTTTCAAGATGCTGACACATATTATCAG GCACTTAAgataataagtttgtgtggaTGGGAACCCAGACTACTTCCTTATGCTGTTGACTGTGGAACTGAGTTTCACTCCGATGCAAACTCTACCTCTAAATTGGCTCAACCAGAGCAATCAAGTAAGACAATGGAGGATCGGGTAATACTTTACTCGCCTGATGGTGCTCGACCATCTGTTGATGTTAATCAAGAAGATCAGCATTATGATCCACTATCAGTTGTTTTAGATTGCCAGTTTTGTGGTGCATGTGTTGCCTTGTGGCCTTTTTCTCTTGTGCAACGACCTCTTCAACTCTTTAAGCTGATTTCAGATTCTAATAGACAAGATGACCAGGATAATGGACATGCCAACATAGTGAGTGGAGTAGGACATTCAAAGGATGCCAACATTAGTTTTAACTTCACTATTGCTGGGGGTCCTCCACCAACTAGACAAAGTTTCCGACCAAAAGTTTCATTTCCTGTCGTTAGTCGACATTTGAAAGCTGATTTGAACTCCCGTGTGAATTTGCTTTCCTCCAGAAGTGATTGCTACATGGTTCCTGTTGCTTCGCATGCTTCAGGTTCCATGAAACGTAAAAGAAGCACAGATGAGCCTCATTTGTTGGAAGGTGATGCCGATGATGTTGATACATCCACCATAGGGGCAAATCATGACCAGCCAGGAGAAAATTCTGAAAAGAGCATATCAAACTTAGTAGTGAGCACTGAACAGAAACAAGATGGTTCACATTCCAATGCAGCTAAGGATACTGAATTGGATGAAGCTTCCAATGAAACACAACCAGAAACAGGTTCTCCATTAAGAAAAAGTATAACAAGCACATATGCAGATGCTGATCAACATGGATTGGAACCTAGATTTTGCTCAGTCCAGGGTACGAATGAAGAACCTTCTGGTGGAGTGACCCTGACAGAGATGCATGCAAACAATTCCAGGTCAACTGAGGTCAGCACAATCACAGAATCATTAGTTAACAGGGAAAAAG AAAAACAAGGGCTGTATGACAGAATGAATGAGTTTGATCCTATCAAGCAGCACCGGACGTTCTGCCCTTGGACTTCCCCTGAT
- the LOC100273822 gene encoding putative C3HC zinc finger-like family protein isoform X1: MAGSIELQLQQLGSSKHASPPPISPAPRTSMAAGEGGGGDIGADSERRLQKAMDKLYHFPKPKSSSTGGSKPSSSTSAPSSGRAVGKAAAEAARRFGVVRGSRLPHQMLAMAAISPPPPCRPWDRADLMRRLGSFKAMTWFAKPKVISPVNCARRGWTNIEPDVITCEACGARLLFSTPSSWTTQQVEKAAAVFSLKLDSGHKLLCPWIDNICDESLALFPPTPPPVLVGNYYELLSSLLRLLALPRISCSSLETMKKRNPQLEQFLSEPFSSSVVLKGGLMLTEDSTIKDLDDAFQDADTYYQQALKIISLCGWEPRLLPYAVDCGTEFHSDANSTSKLAQPEQSSKTMEDRVILYSPDGARPSVDVNQEDQHYDPLSVVLDCQFCGACVALWPFSLVQRPLQLFKLISDSNRQDDQDNGHANIVSGVGHSKDANISFNFTIAGGPPPTRQSFRPKVSFPVVSRHLKADLNSRVNLLSSRSDCYMVPVASHASGSMKRKRSTDEPHLLEGDADDVDTSTIGANHDQPGENSEKSISNLVVSTEQKQDGSHSNAAKDTELDEASNETQPETGSPLRKSITSTYADADQHGLEPRFCSVQGTNEEPSGGVTLTEMHANNSRSTEVSTITESLVNREKEKQGLYDRMNEFDPIKQHRTFCPWTSPDYGEPLPGWRLTLSALLAGDKRSDGDLQVDIQTSLLDEEDDPLTSVRKLFMTPPPKRRRIQQSEKS; encoded by the exons ATGGCAGGCAGCATTGAGCTGCAACTGCAACAGCTTGGAAGCAGTAAGCACGCATCGCCGCCCCCCATCTCCCCCGCACCGCGCACCTCTATGGCCGCCGGCGAAGGCGGAGGTGGGGACATCGGCGCCGACTCGGAGCGGCGCCTGCAAAAGGCTATGGATAAGCTCTACCACTTCCCCAAGCCCAAGTCGAGTAGCACCGGTGGCTCCAAGCCCTCTTCGTCGACCTCGGCTCCAAG CTCCGGGAGAGCGGTGGGGAAGGCAGCGGCGGAGGCAGCGAGGAGGTTCGGGGTGGTGCGCGGGTCGCGACTCCCGCATCAGATGTTGGCCATGGCAGCGATCTCGCCGCCACCGCCGTGCCGCCCCTGGGACCGCGCCGACCTCATGCGTCGTCTCGGGTCATTCAAAGCCATGACCTGGTTCGCCAAGCCCAAG GTTATTAGTCCCGTTAACTGTGCAAGAAGAGGATGGACTAACATTGAGCCGGATGTTATAACATGTGAAGCTTGTGGGGCACGACTCCTGTTCTCCACTCCTTCCTCATGGACAACACAGCAAG TTGAAAAGGCTGCTGCTGTTTTCAGCCTGAAGCTGGACTCTGGACATAAACTACTTTGCCCGTGGATTGATAACATATGTGATGAATCACTTGCTTTATTTCCACCAACACCTCCTCCTGTTTTAGTTGGGAACTACTATGAGCTTTTGTCCTCTCTGCTGCGACTTTTAGCACTCCCAAGAATTTCCTGCTCTTCTCTTGAGACCATGAAAAAGAGGAATCCACAGCTAGAGCAGTTCCTATCAGAACCATTCTCTTCATCAGTTGTTCTCAAAGGGGGACTTATGCTTACTGAGGACTCTACAATTAAGGATTTGGATGATGCTTTTCAAGATGCTGACACATATTATCAG CAGGCACTTAAgataataagtttgtgtggaTGGGAACCCAGACTACTTCCTTATGCTGTTGACTGTGGAACTGAGTTTCACTCCGATGCAAACTCTACCTCTAAATTGGCTCAACCAGAGCAATCAAGTAAGACAATGGAGGATCGGGTAATACTTTACTCGCCTGATGGTGCTCGACCATCTGTTGATGTTAATCAAGAAGATCAGCATTATGATCCACTATCAGTTGTTTTAGATTGCCAGTTTTGTGGTGCATGTGTTGCCTTGTGGCCTTTTTCTCTTGTGCAACGACCTCTTCAACTCTTTAAGCTGATTTCAGATTCTAATAGACAAGATGACCAGGATAATGGACATGCCAACATAGTGAGTGGAGTAGGACATTCAAAGGATGCCAACATTAGTTTTAACTTCACTATTGCTGGGGGTCCTCCACCAACTAGACAAAGTTTCCGACCAAAAGTTTCATTTCCTGTCGTTAGTCGACATTTGAAAGCTGATTTGAACTCCCGTGTGAATTTGCTTTCCTCCAGAAGTGATTGCTACATGGTTCCTGTTGCTTCGCATGCTTCAGGTTCCATGAAACGTAAAAGAAGCACAGATGAGCCTCATTTGTTGGAAGGTGATGCCGATGATGTTGATACATCCACCATAGGGGCAAATCATGACCAGCCAGGAGAAAATTCTGAAAAGAGCATATCAAACTTAGTAGTGAGCACTGAACAGAAACAAGATGGTTCACATTCCAATGCAGCTAAGGATACTGAATTGGATGAAGCTTCCAATGAAACACAACCAGAAACAGGTTCTCCATTAAGAAAAAGTATAACAAGCACATATGCAGATGCTGATCAACATGGATTGGAACCTAGATTTTGCTCAGTCCAGGGTACGAATGAAGAACCTTCTGGTGGAGTGACCCTGACAGAGATGCATGCAAACAATTCCAGGTCAACTGAGGTCAGCACAATCACAGAATCATTAGTTAACAGGGAAAAAG AAAAACAAGGGCTGTATGACAGAATGAATGAGTTTGATCCTATCAAGCAGCACCGGACGTTCTGCCCTTGGACTTCCCCTGAT